The proteins below come from a single Azospirillum thiophilum genomic window:
- a CDS encoding response regulator transcription factor, with protein sequence MTSAKRILLVDDDTALRQSLAEQLRLLEEYETEEAGDGAAALAAARAAAAAGTGFSAILLDVGLPDMDGRDVCKLLRREGVRCPVVMLTASASDADTILGLESGANDYVAKPFRLGVLIARLRAQLRQFEQSEDAVFAIGPYSFRPGAKLLLDEAANRRIRLTEKETAILKYLYRAGDLVVGRETLLGEVWGYNAAVTTHTLETHVYRLRQKIEADPSNARILVTEPGGYRLVP encoded by the coding sequence ATGACCTCCGCAAAGCGCATCCTCCTGGTCGATGACGACACCGCCCTGCGCCAGTCCCTGGCGGAGCAGCTCCGGCTGCTGGAGGAGTATGAGACGGAGGAGGCCGGGGACGGCGCCGCGGCGCTGGCGGCGGCGCGGGCTGCTGCCGCGGCAGGGACCGGCTTTTCCGCCATCCTGCTGGATGTCGGGCTGCCGGACATGGACGGGCGCGACGTCTGCAAGCTGCTGCGGCGCGAGGGCGTGCGCTGCCCCGTCGTCATGCTGACCGCGTCGGCCAGCGACGCCGACACCATCCTGGGGCTGGAATCCGGCGCCAACGACTATGTGGCCAAGCCCTTCCGGCTTGGGGTGCTGATCGCCCGGCTGCGCGCCCAGCTGCGCCAGTTCGAGCAGAGCGAGGACGCCGTCTTCGCCATCGGCCCCTACAGCTTCCGCCCCGGCGCCAAGCTGCTGCTGGACGAGGCCGCCAACCGCAGGATCCGCCTGACCGAGAAGGAAACGGCGATCCTGAAATACCTGTACCGGGCCGGCGATCTGGTGGTCGGGCGCGAGACCCTGCTGGGGGAGGTCTGGGGCTACAACGCCGCAGTCACCACCCACACGCTGGAAACCCACGTCTACCGCCTGCGCCAGAAGATCGAGGCCGACCCGTCCAACGCCCGCATCCTGGTGACCGAGCCCGGCGGCTACCGGCTGGTGCCCTGA
- a CDS encoding L,D-transpeptidase family protein, giving the protein MSVEIIVTADDLTTDDGTAADGIAAVTGRLRWPGGEAPCVLGRGGVRADKREGDGATPVGRFPLRRVLWRADRLPVPETGLPVQAIAEDDGWCDEPRDPAYNRPVTRPYPASHEEMWRDDHVYDIVVVMGHNDNPVVPGLGSAVFLHLVRPDRAPTAGCVALALGDMLRLLNDCGPGSALSVAGPAAG; this is encoded by the coding sequence ATGAGCGTCGAGATCATCGTGACCGCGGATGACTTGACCACGGATGACGGGACCGCAGCCGATGGGATCGCAGCCGTCACCGGCCGCCTGCGCTGGCCGGGAGGCGAGGCGCCCTGCGTGCTGGGCCGCGGCGGCGTGCGTGCCGACAAGCGCGAGGGCGACGGCGCGACCCCCGTCGGCCGCTTCCCGCTGCGCCGCGTGCTGTGGCGGGCCGACCGGCTGCCGGTGCCGGAGACCGGCCTGCCCGTGCAGGCGATCGCCGAGGACGACGGCTGGTGCGACGAGCCGCGGGATCCCGCCTACAACCGCCCGGTCACAAGGCCCTATCCCGCCAGCCACGAGGAGATGTGGCGGGACGACCATGTCTACGACATCGTGGTGGTGATGGGGCACAACGACAACCCGGTCGTGCCGGGGCTGGGCAGCGCGGTGTTCCTCCACCTCGTCCGTCCCGACCGCGCGCCGACCGCCGGCTGCGTCGCGCTGGCGCTCGGCGACATGCTGCGCCTGCTCAACGATTGCGGGCCGGGCAGCGCGCTGAGCGTCGCCGGTCCGGCCGCCGGGTGA
- a CDS encoding glycosyl transferase yields the protein MTTDAVKTQPQPGLPQPGHPRPGHPRPGLHVAMPADLPADSYGRRMVEALRAAGAGMTIHALPGPHPRVDPSAILAADVALARLPDGATVLLDGNALFNLAASLPADHRRLRLSALVERLHWSDPALAADEAAVRHNLEQGVLSLMRRIVVPDGATAGAVQALGMRPDRLVLAAADGEGAAALLAALSME from the coding sequence GTGACGACCGATGCCGTGAAGACCCAACCCCAGCCCGGCCTGCCCCAGCCCGGCCACCCTAGGCCCGGCCACCCTAGGCCCGGCCTTCATGTGGCGATGCCGGCGGATCTTCCCGCCGACTCCTATGGCCGCCGCATGGTCGAGGCGCTGCGCGCCGCTGGGGCCGGCATGACCATCCACGCCCTGCCCGGCCCGCATCCGCGGGTCGACCCGTCGGCGATCCTGGCCGCCGACGTCGCGCTGGCCCGGCTGCCCGACGGTGCGACGGTGCTGCTGGACGGCAACGCGCTGTTCAATCTGGCCGCCAGCCTGCCCGCCGACCACCGCCGCCTGCGCCTGTCGGCCCTGGTGGAGCGGCTGCATTGGAGCGATCCGGCGCTGGCTGCCGACGAGGCGGCGGTGCGCCACAACCTGGAACAGGGGGTGCTGTCGCTGATGCGCCGCATCGTCGTGCCGGACGGCGCGACCGCCGGGGCGGTGCAGGCGCTGGGGATGCGGCCCGACCGGCTGGTGCTCGCCGCGGCGGACGGCGAGGGAGCGGCGGCGCTGCTGGCCGCGCTGTCGATGGAATAG
- a CDS encoding histidine phosphatase family protein: MTTLLILRHGPTAWNAEGRIQGSIDEPLSDAGRARVARYRLPPGSADLRWFASPKRRAWETAALLGLAPTPDPRIVEMDWGEWEGLRIEELRADGRMPDRHDRLGLDFKAPGGESPREVQARLRSWLADVAMDGRPAGAVAHNGILRALYALATGWDMRDAPGDDLVNGCAHLFRLAADGTPAVVRMNIGLLE; encoded by the coding sequence ATGACCACCCTGCTGATCCTCCGCCACGGACCGACCGCCTGGAACGCCGAAGGGCGCATCCAGGGCAGCATCGACGAGCCGCTGTCCGACGCCGGCCGCGCCCGGGTCGCCCGCTACCGCCTGCCGCCCGGGTCGGCCGATCTGCGCTGGTTCGCCAGCCCGAAGCGCCGGGCATGGGAAACCGCTGCCCTGCTCGGCCTCGCCCCGACGCCGGACCCCCGGATCGTCGAGATGGACTGGGGTGAGTGGGAAGGGTTGCGTATCGAGGAATTGCGCGCCGACGGCCGCATGCCCGACCGGCATGACCGGCTCGGCCTCGATTTCAAGGCCCCCGGCGGCGAGAGCCCGCGCGAGGTACAGGCCCGCCTGCGCTCCTGGCTGGCCGATGTCGCCATGGACGGCCGCCCGGCCGGTGCCGTCGCCCACAACGGCATCCTGCGCGCGCTCTATGCGCTGGCCACCGGATGGGACATGCGAGACGCCCCGGGCGACGATCTCGTCAACGGCTGCGCCCACCTGTTCCGGCTGGCCGCCGACGGCACGCCGGCGGTGGTTCGGATGAACATCGGCCTGCTGGAATAA
- a CDS encoding MarR family winged helix-turn-helix transcriptional regulator, with product MGYNLRKAQVAVFQSFQTAVAPHDITPGQFGVLIMIRENEGLSQSDLGTAVGIDRSTMVAVIDRLESRGLVVRAPSPNDRRSYALRLSPEGQSLMDDLIPRVQAHDQGMVKDLSPEEQVQFIDFLRRVSRAK from the coding sequence GTGGGTTACAACCTGCGCAAGGCTCAGGTCGCGGTGTTCCAGAGCTTCCAGACTGCGGTCGCTCCGCACGACATCACGCCCGGCCAGTTCGGCGTGCTGATCATGATCCGGGAGAACGAGGGGCTGTCCCAGTCCGACCTCGGCACGGCGGTCGGCATCGACCGGTCGACCATGGTCGCGGTGATCGACCGGCTCGAGTCGCGCGGCCTCGTCGTCCGCGCGCCCTCGCCGAACGACCGCCGGTCCTATGCGCTGCGGCTGTCGCCGGAAGGCCAGTCGCTGATGGACGACCTGATCCCGCGCGTCCAGGCCCACGACCAGGGCATGGTCAAGGATCTGTCTCCGGAGGAGCAGGTCCAGTTCATCGACTTCCTGCGCCGGGTGTCGCGGGCGAAGTAA
- a CDS encoding TetR/AcrR family transcriptional regulator translates to MGRHREFDVEKALDAALCVFWRKGYEGASYADLTEATGVERPALYSAFGNKEALFRRALDRYYERYLDFIPQAMKLPTARHVAAHILYGAADLNTRYPSHTGCLGINGVLAGSDEAEAVRQALIEFRATGEAQLRERFEQAKAEGDLPASAKADALAAFVMAVSHGMAVQAKAGFSRDQLEAVAEQALSTWPTGGSAPSGSSP, encoded by the coding sequence ATGGGACGCCATCGCGAATTCGACGTGGAGAAGGCGCTGGACGCCGCCCTGTGCGTCTTCTGGCGCAAGGGCTACGAGGGGGCGTCCTACGCCGACCTGACGGAGGCGACAGGGGTCGAGCGGCCGGCGCTCTATTCCGCGTTCGGCAACAAGGAAGCGCTGTTCCGCCGGGCCCTGGACCGCTACTACGAGCGCTATCTGGACTTCATCCCGCAGGCGATGAAGCTTCCCACCGCAAGGCACGTCGCGGCGCACATCCTGTACGGCGCGGCCGATCTCAACACCCGCTATCCGAGCCACACCGGATGTCTCGGGATCAACGGTGTCCTGGCGGGATCGGACGAGGCGGAAGCCGTGCGGCAAGCGCTGATCGAATTCCGCGCGACCGGCGAGGCACAGCTGCGCGAGCGCTTCGAGCAGGCGAAGGCCGAGGGCGACCTGCCGGCGAGCGCCAAGGCCGACGCCCTCGCGGCCTTCGTGATGGCCGTCTCCCACGGCATGGCGGTGCAGGCCAAGGCCGGCTTCAGCCGCGACCAGCTGGAGGCCGTTGCCGAGCAGGCGCTTTCCACCTGGCCCACCGGCGGCTCCGCACCGTCGGGCTCCTCGCCCTGA
- the xth gene encoding exodeoxyribonuclease III, with protein MRIATWNINSVRMRLDLLLRLMEEERPDVICLQETKVVDADFPLAPLAERGYVHAHIHGMKSYNGVAILSRLPFTSHDVQHWCGKQDCRHALAHLPGGIELHCVYIPAGGDIPDPAVNDKFAHKLQFLDEMTRWLGTERSPDRPMVLVGDLNIAPLEQDVWSHKELLSVVSHTPVEVERLAAMQASAGWVDAMRRFVPPEEKLYTWWSYRAKDWAASNRGRRLDHVWVTPPLEGALQGVKVLRDARGWEPKPSDHVPVIVDLDV; from the coding sequence ATGCGCATCGCGACCTGGAACATCAATTCGGTCCGCATGCGTCTGGACCTCCTCCTCCGCCTGATGGAGGAGGAGCGGCCGGACGTGATCTGCCTGCAGGAAACCAAGGTGGTCGACGCCGACTTCCCGTTGGCGCCGCTGGCGGAGCGCGGCTATGTCCACGCCCACATCCACGGGATGAAGAGCTACAACGGCGTCGCCATCCTGTCGCGCCTGCCCTTCACGTCGCATGACGTGCAGCATTGGTGCGGCAAGCAGGACTGCCGCCACGCGCTCGCCCATCTGCCGGGCGGGATCGAGCTGCATTGCGTCTACATCCCGGCCGGCGGCGACATCCCCGACCCGGCGGTGAACGACAAGTTCGCCCACAAGCTCCAGTTCCTCGACGAGATGACCCGCTGGCTGGGCACCGAGCGGTCGCCCGACCGCCCGATGGTGCTGGTCGGCGACCTGAACATCGCGCCGCTGGAACAGGATGTCTGGAGCCACAAGGAGCTGCTGTCGGTCGTCTCCCACACCCCGGTCGAGGTGGAACGGCTGGCGGCGATGCAGGCCTCCGCCGGCTGGGTCGACGCCATGCGCCGCTTCGTCCCGCCCGAGGAGAAGCTCTATACGTGGTGGAGCTACCGCGCGAAGGACTGGGCCGCCTCCAACCGCGGCCGGCGCCTGGACCATGTCTGGGTGACGCCGCCGCTGGAAGGCGCGCTGCAGGGCGTCAAGGTGCTGCGCGATGCCCGCGGCTGGGAGCCCAAGCCATCGGACCATGTGCCGGTGATCGTCGACCTGGATGTCTGA
- a CDS encoding SDR family NAD(P)-dependent oxidoreductase has product MSTILKGKVALVTGGSRGLGAAAALALADQGADVAISYVASAEKAEAVVEALKAKGVRALAIRSDQADMAAARPLVDAVVAHFGTLDILVANAAIAVQGRTVDDPDLDTVNLDRQWQINVMGTVATTRAAAAVLPDGGRIVFIGSLLGSRVPFAGVADYSGTKAAIAGYARGVARDLGGRNITVNVVQPGIMPTDMAAAVRDNLPDAIMDLHPIRRIATLEEVSALVCFLAGPNAGYMTGGVIDVAGGL; this is encoded by the coding sequence ATGTCGACCATTTTGAAGGGCAAGGTCGCGCTCGTCACCGGCGGCTCGCGCGGGCTCGGCGCCGCCGCCGCGCTGGCGCTTGCCGACCAGGGGGCGGATGTCGCGATCAGCTACGTGGCGTCGGCCGAAAAGGCCGAAGCGGTGGTCGAGGCGCTGAAGGCGAAGGGCGTGCGCGCCCTTGCGATCCGGAGCGACCAGGCCGACATGGCGGCGGCCAGGCCGCTGGTCGACGCGGTGGTCGCGCATTTCGGCACGCTCGACATCCTCGTCGCCAACGCGGCGATCGCGGTGCAGGGCAGGACGGTCGACGACCCCGACCTCGACACGGTCAATCTAGACCGCCAGTGGCAGATCAACGTGATGGGCACGGTGGCGACCACGCGCGCGGCGGCGGCGGTACTGCCGGACGGCGGCCGGATCGTCTTCATCGGCTCCCTCCTGGGCAGCCGCGTCCCGTTCGCCGGCGTCGCCGACTATTCGGGAACCAAGGCGGCCATCGCCGGATATGCGAGGGGCGTCGCCCGCGATCTCGGCGGACGCAACATCACGGTCAACGTCGTCCAGCCCGGCATCATGCCGACGGACATGGCGGCGGCGGTTCGCGACAATCTCCCCGACGCGATCATGGACCTGCACCCCATCCGCCGGATCGCGACGCTCGAGGAGGTGTCGGCCCTCGTCTGTTTCCTGGCGGGGCCGAACGCCGGCTACATGACCGGCGGCGTGATCGACGTGGCCGGCGGCCTGTAG
- a CDS encoding YcbK family protein, with protein sequence MTGRAVWSLAVLTLATQLAGCATTGPLDSAGLDGEPRSVVLHHPASGETASVTYWRPSGGPDGGYDPAAMREIAVLFRDRRSDETIPIDPALVDMLVELRRRVGAPPESPIRITSGYRSGATNAGLARSNPNVAENSYHMRGQAADFSIAGVPPARLAEEAAAMQRGGYAMYAHTGHVHVDTGPFRTWTPKTGEPRAPQILEAQARARARERMLAQAQEKTQAKGQGKAVASTGPKPGAKSTAKAPTQVADAAAKPAKTPAKAPPPDLPRVRVVLAQLKDMPAQKPAKR encoded by the coding sequence ATGACCGGTCGTGCCGTGTGGAGTCTCGCCGTGCTGACCCTCGCCACGCAGCTGGCCGGCTGCGCCACCACCGGGCCGCTGGACAGCGCCGGGCTGGACGGCGAACCCCGCTCGGTGGTGCTGCACCACCCCGCCAGCGGCGAGACGGCGTCCGTCACCTACTGGCGCCCCAGTGGCGGCCCGGATGGCGGTTACGACCCGGCGGCGATGCGCGAGATCGCCGTGCTGTTCCGCGACCGCCGCAGCGACGAGACGATCCCGATCGATCCGGCCCTGGTCGACATGCTGGTGGAACTGCGCCGCCGCGTCGGCGCGCCGCCCGAGTCGCCGATCCGCATCACCTCGGGCTACCGGTCGGGCGCCACCAACGCCGGCCTTGCCCGCAGCAACCCGAACGTGGCCGAGAACTCCTACCACATGCGCGGACAGGCCGCGGACTTCTCCATCGCCGGCGTCCCGCCGGCCCGTCTGGCGGAGGAGGCGGCGGCGATGCAGCGCGGCGGCTACGCGATGTACGCCCACACCGGCCATGTCCATGTCGACACCGGCCCGTTCCGGACCTGGACGCCCAAGACCGGCGAGCCGCGCGCCCCGCAGATCCTGGAGGCGCAGGCCCGTGCCCGCGCCCGGGAGCGGATGCTCGCCCAGGCCCAGGAGAAGACCCAGGCCAAGGGCCAGGGGAAGGCAGTGGCAAGTACGGGGCCGAAACCGGGGGCGAAATCCACGGCGAAGGCGCCGACCCAGGTCGCCGACGCGGCGGCCAAGCCGGCCAAGACACCGGCCAAGGCACCGCCGCCGGACCTGCCGCGCGTCCGGGTGGTGCTGGCCCAGTTGAAGGACATGCCGGCCCAGAAGCCGGCGAAGCGCTGA
- a CDS encoding fumarylacetoacetate hydrolase family protein, whose amino-acid sequence MAFAIPLWSQPAVPVAGGDPFPVRRIYCVGRNYAAHAREMGADPDREPPFFFMKPADAIVADGATIPYPPRTANLHHEIELVVAIGTGGRDIAVESALDHVFGYAVGLDMTRRDLQNAAKKEGKPWDMGKGFDQSAPCSAIRTVADLGHPAKGAVTLQVNGEPRQKGDLSDLIWSVAETISYLSGLVELQPGDLIYTGTPEGVGPVVSGDVLTGAVEGVGTITLTIA is encoded by the coding sequence ATGGCCTTCGCCATTCCCCTGTGGTCCCAGCCGGCCGTCCCCGTCGCGGGCGGCGATCCGTTCCCGGTGCGCCGCATCTATTGCGTTGGCCGCAACTATGCCGCCCATGCCCGCGAGATGGGTGCCGATCCCGACCGCGAGCCGCCGTTCTTCTTCATGAAGCCGGCCGACGCCATCGTCGCCGACGGCGCCACCATCCCCTATCCGCCCCGGACCGCCAATCTCCACCACGAGATCGAGCTGGTCGTGGCCATCGGCACCGGCGGGCGCGACATCGCGGTCGAGAGCGCGCTCGACCATGTGTTCGGCTATGCCGTCGGCCTGGACATGACCCGGCGCGACCTGCAGAACGCCGCCAAGAAGGAAGGCAAGCCCTGGGACATGGGCAAGGGCTTCGACCAGTCGGCCCCGTGCAGCGCCATCCGCACCGTCGCCGACCTCGGCCACCCGGCCAAGGGAGCGGTCACGCTGCAGGTGAACGGCGAGCCGCGGCAGAAGGGCGACCTGTCCGACCTGATCTGGTCGGTGGCGGAGACGATCTCCTACCTGTCCGGGCTGGTCGAGCTGCAGCCGGGCGACCTGATCTACACCGGCACGCCGGAAGGCGTCGGCCCGGTGGTGTCCGGCGACGTGCTGACCGGCGCGGTCGAGGGCGTCGGCACCATCACCCTGACCATCGCCTGA
- a CDS encoding YggS family pyridoxal phosphate-dependent enzyme encodes MTTTQGTGKDTRTGSESGGSGVVDTVTGRLDSVRRAIADTAAACGRGAGAVTLVAVSKTHPAEAVEEALAAGQRVFGENRVQEAKGKFPALKERFPDLELHLIGPLQTNKVKDAVALFDAIQTLDRPKLAEALAEEMARTGRRPRCLIEVNTGEEPQKAGIAPAEVEAFLADCRDRLGLPVTGLMCIPPVDEEPAMHFALLAEMARRLGLAEVSMGMSGDYEIAVRFGATHVRVGTAIFGARPYPAP; translated from the coding sequence ATGACGACGACGCAGGGCACTGGCAAGGATACGCGAACCGGCAGCGAATCAGGCGGTTCGGGGGTCGTGGACACGGTGACGGGCCGGCTCGACTCGGTGCGCCGCGCCATCGCCGACACAGCGGCGGCCTGCGGGCGCGGCGCAGGCGCGGTGACGCTGGTGGCGGTGTCGAAGACCCACCCGGCAGAGGCGGTGGAGGAGGCCCTGGCCGCCGGCCAGCGCGTGTTCGGCGAGAACCGCGTGCAGGAGGCCAAGGGCAAGTTTCCGGCCCTGAAGGAGCGGTTCCCCGACCTGGAGCTGCATCTGATCGGGCCGCTGCAGACCAACAAGGTCAAGGACGCGGTCGCCCTGTTCGACGCGATCCAGACGCTGGACCGCCCCAAGCTGGCCGAGGCGCTGGCCGAGGAGATGGCCAGGACCGGCCGCCGCCCGCGCTGCCTGATCGAGGTCAACACCGGCGAGGAGCCGCAGAAGGCCGGCATCGCCCCGGCGGAGGTCGAGGCCTTCCTGGCGGACTGCCGCGACCGGCTCGGGCTGCCCGTCACCGGCCTGATGTGCATCCCGCCGGTGGACGAGGAGCCGGCGATGCACTTCGCCTTGCTGGCGGAGATGGCGCGCCGGCTCGGACTGGCCGAGGTCAGCATGGGCATGAGCGGCGATTACGAGATCGCGGTGCGCTTCGGCGCCACCCATGTGCGGGTCGGCACGGCGATCTTCGGCGCCCGCCCCTACCCCGCTCCCTGA
- a CDS encoding MBL fold metallo-hydrolase → MTVPPSNNAAPPPARKEAGGASPFTVRFWGVRGSIASPGPSTIRYGGNTACIEVRCGGAHIVFDCGTGIRPLGEALVRDGRPVDIDLLLTHSHLDHICGLPFFAPAFDPASRLRLWAGHLPPERPFRTVLSDMMTAPLFPVPVEIFRADCQYRDFQAGQTLEPVPGVTVRTCRLNHPDGATGYRVEHGGRSLCVLTDTEHPAEGRDPAILELLRGADAMVYDSTYTDAEYPSRVGWGHSTWQECLRLADAAAVGRAVVFHHDPARTDEELDVIAAEAEAMRPGSLVAREGMELSL, encoded by the coding sequence ATGACCGTTCCCCCTTCGAACAATGCCGCCCCCCCGCCCGCCCGGAAAGAGGCCGGCGGCGCATCGCCCTTCACCGTCCGCTTCTGGGGCGTGCGCGGCAGCATCGCCTCGCCGGGGCCGTCGACCATCCGCTATGGCGGCAACACCGCCTGCATCGAGGTGCGCTGCGGCGGCGCCCACATCGTCTTCGATTGCGGCACCGGCATCCGTCCGCTGGGCGAGGCGCTGGTGCGGGACGGTAGGCCGGTGGACATCGACCTGCTGCTGACCCACAGCCATTTGGACCACATCTGCGGCCTGCCCTTCTTCGCGCCGGCCTTCGACCCGGCCAGCCGGCTGCGGCTGTGGGCCGGGCATCTGCCTCCGGAGCGGCCCTTCCGCACCGTGCTGTCCGACATGATGACGGCGCCGCTGTTCCCGGTCCCGGTGGAGATCTTCCGGGCCGACTGCCAGTACCGCGACTTCCAGGCCGGCCAGACGCTGGAGCCGGTGCCGGGGGTGACGGTGCGCACCTGCCGCCTGAACCATCCCGACGGCGCCACCGGCTACCGGGTGGAGCATGGCGGCCGCAGCCTGTGCGTCCTGACCGACACCGAGCATCCGGCCGAAGGCCGCGACCCTGCGATCCTGGAGCTGCTGCGCGGCGCCGACGCCATGGTGTATGACAGCACCTACACCGACGCCGAATATCCCTCGCGCGTCGGCTGGGGCCATTCGACCTGGCAGGAATGCCTGCGGCTGGCGGACGCCGCCGCCGTCGGCCGCGCGGTGGTCTTCCACCACGACCCGGCCCGCACCGACGAGGAGCTGGACGTCATCGCCGCCGAGGCCGAGGCGATGCGCCCCGGATCGCTGGTCGCCCGCGAAGGGATGGAACTGTCGTTGTAG
- the ribA gene encoding GTP cyclohydrolase II, which yields MHAERPSSATAIPSAPAASSASGAAATAAATAASGTAPIDEAAVRAVDRALAALRRGEVVAIETADGTVGAAVSVESVALDAVERLKALTGGSPRLVVTRRRAMVLGLADARPAPASGDGSSDGSLGEGFGAMALDRPGGLSADQAHALADPEQHPLAQGRLPAGLTAAEACPGSREATAVDLARLARLLPAAITADLPPAADAGAASTAAANAAEWAAEHDLLLVRAADVADYRVHVVRTLRLVADARVPLVGSENTRIHAFRPADGGPEHLAIVIGDPDPEQPVLTRLHSECFTGDLLGSLRCDCGDQLRGAIAEIARHGSGVLLYLAQEGRGIGLVNKLRAYRIQDSGFDTVDANEILGFEADERVYLPAAEMLRQLGFPAVRLMTNNPEKLRQLARCGIAVVERVAHVFPANGHNDAYLRTKAERSGHMF from the coding sequence ATGCACGCCGAACGCCCTTCCTCCGCCACCGCCATTCCGTCCGCGCCCGCGGCCTCTTCCGCATCCGGTGCCGCAGCCACTGCTGCAGCCACTGCCGCATCCGGTACGGCGCCCATCGACGAGGCGGCCGTGCGCGCCGTCGACCGGGCGCTGGCCGCGTTGCGCCGGGGCGAGGTCGTGGCGATCGAGACCGCCGACGGCACCGTCGGCGCCGCGGTTTCGGTGGAGTCGGTGGCGCTCGACGCGGTGGAACGGCTGAAGGCGCTGACCGGCGGTTCGCCGCGGCTGGTCGTCACCCGCCGCCGGGCGATGGTGCTGGGGCTGGCCGATGCACGCCCGGCCCCGGCGTCCGGCGACGGTTCCTCCGACGGCTCCCTGGGCGAAGGCTTCGGCGCGATGGCGCTCGACCGGCCCGGCGGGCTGAGCGCCGATCAGGCCCACGCGCTGGCCGATCCCGAACAGCATCCGCTGGCGCAAGGCAGGCTGCCCGCCGGCCTGACCGCGGCGGAAGCCTGCCCCGGCAGCCGCGAGGCCACCGCGGTCGACCTTGCCCGGCTGGCCCGCCTGCTGCCCGCCGCCATCACCGCCGACCTGCCGCCCGCTGCGGACGCCGGTGCCGCCAGTACCGCGGCCGCCAATGCCGCGGAGTGGGCGGCCGAGCATGACCTGCTGCTGGTGCGGGCCGCCGACGTCGCCGACTACCGTGTCCATGTCGTGCGCACTCTGCGCCTGGTCGCCGACGCACGGGTGCCGCTGGTGGGATCGGAGAACACGCGCATCCATGCCTTCCGCCCGGCCGACGGCGGGCCGGAGCATCTGGCCATCGTCATCGGCGACCCCGATCCGGAGCAGCCGGTGCTGACCCGCCTGCATTCCGAATGCTTCACCGGCGACCTGCTGGGATCCCTGCGCTGCGATTGCGGCGACCAGCTGCGCGGGGCCATCGCAGAGATCGCCCGCCACGGCAGCGGCGTGCTGCTGTATCTGGCGCAGGAGGGGCGCGGCATCGGGCTGGTCAACAAGCTGCGCGCCTACCGCATCCAGGACAGCGGCTTCGACACCGTCGACGCCAACGAGATCCTGGGCTTCGAGGCCGACGAGCGGGTCTATCTGCCGGCGGCGGAAATGCTGCGGCAGCTCGGCTTCCCCGCCGTGCGGCTGATGACCAACAATCCGGAGAAGCTGCGCCAGCTCGCCCGCTGCGGCATCGCCGTGGTGGAGCGGGTCGCCCATGTCTTCCCGGCCAACGGCCACAACGACGCCTATCTCCGCACCAAGGCGGAACGCAGCGGCCACATGTTCTGA